The Triticum aestivum cultivar Chinese Spring chromosome 3A, IWGSC CS RefSeq v2.1, whole genome shotgun sequence genome includes a region encoding these proteins:
- the LOC123058626 gene encoding uncharacterized protein, with protein MARRGGMGQLLVAGCCLLVALALACSVASGQTSQTGQPIKLPPKATFQTITIPKNSTKRLYAVTCHERRGKPCVVSCPSRCPNKCLAYCKYCMAFCVCDLVPGSSCGDPRFTGGDGNTFYFHGKKDQDFCIVSDEALHINAHFIGNHNPAIRRNFTWIQAIGVSFGQHRLYVGARKADVWDEEEDHIHVMLDGEAVDVETVKNTRWVSKALPALSVTRIDTVNAVMVELDGVFGISVNAVPITEEDSRIHNYGKTGSDSLVHLDLGFKFHSLTKNVDGLLGQTYQPEYVSKVDISAKMPIMGGAPKYLSSSLFSTDCAVSKFRGNNVAGPVVTFAS; from the exons AtggcgcggcgcggcggcatgggTCAGCTGCTGGTGGCAGGATGCTGCCTCCTGGTGGCGCTCGCGCTGGCGTGCAGCGTGGCCTCGGGGCAAACGTCGCAGACTGGTCAGCCCATCAAGCTCCCGCCCAAGGCCACGTTCCAGACCATCACCATCCCCAAAAACAGCACCAAGCGCCTGTACGCGGTCACCTGCCACGAGAGGCGAGGAAAGCCCTGCGTCGTGTCCTGCCCAAGCCGATGCCCCAACAAGTGCCTCGCCTACTGCAAATACTGCATGGCATTCTGCG TGTGTGATCTCGTCCCGGGTAGCTCGTGCGGAGACCCTCGCTTCACCGGCGGGGACGGCAACACCTTCTACTTCCACGGCAAGAAGGACCAGGACTTCTGCATCGTCTCCGACGAGGCCCTCCACATCAACGCCCACTTCATCGGCAACCACAACCCTGCCATAAGGCGCAACTTCACGTGGATCCAGGCCATCGGCGTCAGCTTCGGCCAGCACCGCCTCTACGTCGGCGCTCGCAAGGCCGACGTctgggacgaggaggaggaccacATCCACGTCATGCTGGACGGCGAGGCCGTCGACGTGGAGACCGTCAAGAACACCCGGTGGGTCTCCAAGGCCCTGCCCGCCTTGTCCGTCACGCGCATCGACACGGTGAACGCTGTCATGGTGGAGCTCGACGGCGTGTTCGGCATCTCGGTCAACGCGGTGCCGATCACCGAGGAGGACTCCCGGATCCACAACTACGGCAAGACCGGGAGCGACAGCCTCGTGCACCTCGACCTCGGCTTCAAGTTCCATTCCCTCACCAAGAACGTCGACGGCCTGCTCGGCCAGACCTACCAGCCGGAGTATGTCAGCAAGGTGGACATCAGCGCCAAGATGCCCATCATGGGCGGCGCGCCAAAGTACCTATCGTCAAGTCTTTTCTCCACGGATTGCGCCGTCTCCAAGTTCCGCGGCAACAACGTCGCCGGGCCTGTTGTCACCTTTGCCTCGTAA